The following proteins come from a genomic window of Yinghuangia sp. ASG 101:
- a CDS encoding GlxA family transcriptional regulator — translation MVCTPDPGAVAVSGGLDVVVGRGLDAVASADTVLVTGTAARDRGDPRIREAIGSAAASGERIASICTGAFVLAQAGLLDGRAATTLWILSHEFTRRFPAVDLRRDVLFVEDGPILTSAGLSAGMDFVRTWCGLITAPPSRATARLVAAAPARPGKVPQIVEAPLPPERGTALAATRARALTRLREPLTLADLARHAKASVRTLTRRFPAERGTSALQWMLRQRVDRAREVLETTGSPLAQAARHGGLGSADSLRHHLLQRTGITPSTCRTTYARPPYGT, via the coding sequence GTGGTCTGCACGCCGGACCCCGGCGCCGTCGCGGTGTCCGGCGGCCTGGACGTCGTGGTGGGCCGCGGTCTGGACGCCGTCGCGTCCGCGGACACCGTGCTGGTCACCGGAACCGCCGCCCGCGACCGGGGCGACCCTCGGATACGGGAGGCGATCGGCTCGGCCGCCGCGTCCGGCGAGCGGATCGCCTCCATCTGCACCGGCGCGTTCGTCCTGGCCCAGGCCGGTCTGCTCGACGGGCGGGCCGCGACCACGCTGTGGATCCTGTCGCACGAGTTCACGCGGCGCTTCCCCGCCGTGGACCTGCGCCGCGACGTCCTCTTCGTCGAAGACGGCCCCATCCTGACCTCCGCCGGTTTGTCTGCGGGGATGGATTTTGTCCGCACATGGTGCGGTCTGATTACGGCGCCGCCGTCGCGCGCCACGGCCCGCCTTGTGGCCGCGGCGCCGGCGCGCCCGGGCAAAGTGCCGCAGATCGTGGAGGCGCCCCTGCCGCCCGAGCGCGGAACGGCCTTGGCCGCGACCAGGGCCCGGGCCCTGACCCGCCTCCGCGAACCACTGACCCTCGCCGACCTGGCCCGCCACGCCAAGGCCAGCGTGCGCACGCTCACCCGCCGCTTCCCCGCGGAGCGCGGCACGAGCGCGCTGCAGTGGATGCTGCGCCAGCGCGTCGACCGGGCCCGCGAGGTCCTGGAGACCACCGGCTCTCCCCTGGCCCAGGCGGCCCGGCACGGCGGCCTCGGCAGCGCCGACTCCCTCCGACACCACCTGCTCCAACGCACCGGCATCACCCCAAGCACCTGCCGCACCACATACGCCCGCCCGCCCTACGGCACGTGA
- a CDS encoding NAD-dependent epimerase/dehydratase family protein, producing the protein MTFDVVTGAGPAGNATALLLAERGDRVRVVTRGAGGPDHPLVERVAADATDPDVLTGLLDGARTLYNAAAPPYHRWRTEFAPLAASLLTAVERSGVDYVMLGNAYGYGYPPAGGRVRPDAPMAPVSGKGRVRAAMWQDALASHRAGRARVAEVRASTFLGAHAQSLFTLVVAPAVRAGEEAVYPGGPDAAHSWTYIGDAARTLVAVGDARQSDAVWGRAWHVPSVSELPARDLAVRMAEVLGAPPVRVTRMPEEDLARLAATDELMAEVPEMRYLDDEPFLLDASETEHVLGLKPARLDDVLREMRG; encoded by the coding sequence GTGACCTTCGATGTCGTCACCGGCGCCGGGCCCGCCGGCAACGCCACCGCCCTGCTGCTGGCCGAACGCGGCGACCGCGTCCGCGTCGTCACACGCGGCGCAGGGGGCCCCGACCATCCCCTCGTCGAGCGGGTCGCCGCCGACGCGACCGACCCGGATGTCCTGACCGGGCTCCTCGACGGCGCCCGGACGCTGTACAACGCCGCCGCGCCGCCGTACCACCGCTGGCGCACCGAATTCGCGCCGCTGGCCGCGTCGTTGCTGACCGCGGTGGAGCGGTCGGGGGTCGACTACGTGATGCTCGGCAACGCGTACGGCTACGGATATCCGCCCGCGGGCGGGCGCGTGAGGCCCGACGCGCCGATGGCCCCGGTGTCGGGCAAAGGCCGGGTACGCGCCGCGATGTGGCAGGACGCGCTGGCGTCCCACCGGGCCGGGCGGGCACGCGTCGCCGAGGTCCGCGCGAGCACGTTCCTCGGCGCACACGCGCAGTCGCTGTTCACGCTCGTGGTCGCGCCGGCCGTGCGTGCGGGCGAGGAAGCCGTCTATCCGGGCGGCCCCGACGCCGCGCACAGTTGGACGTACATCGGCGACGCCGCGCGTACTTTGGTCGCGGTCGGCGACGCGCGGCAGAGCGACGCGGTGTGGGGGCGTGCCTGGCACGTGCCGTCGGTGTCCGAATTGCCGGCCCGTGATCTCGCCGTGCGGATGGCCGAGGTGCTGGGTGCGCCGCCGGTCCGCGTGACCCGCATGCCGGAGGAGGATCTCGCGCGCCTGGCCGCGACCGACGAACTGATGGCCGAAGTCCCCGAGATGCGCTACCTCGACGACGAGCCGTTCCTCCTCGACGCCTCCGAGACGGAACACGTCCTCGGGCTCAAGCCCGCCCGGCTCGACGACGTGCTCCGGGAAATGCGCGGCTGA